One stretch of Holophagaceae bacterium DNA includes these proteins:
- a CDS encoding response regulator transcription factor, with product MKQLKALVVDDEPLARERLTRLLQEAGCEVVGELGDGLALLEWLNQPFDVDVIFLDIQMPGLNGMEVLAEIPSCPPVVFVTAHSAYAVRAFELAAVDYLLKPVFEDRLAKCLQRLGERLIRRLTPLELKTLLPPPARFPIRAGDGEIFMELELITHFELDNDRVWACRGLNRYLTRWTALSEVEHSFPEDGLLRIQRHLLLRPRMVKGIRSASVGRIKVMVAPKVELTVSRAMTPRTKECIRMGAS from the coding sequence ATGAAACAACTTAAGGCCCTGGTGGTCGATGACGAGCCCCTGGCAAGGGAGCGGTTGACCAGATTGCTCCAGGAAGCTGGCTGCGAGGTCGTAGGCGAGCTTGGAGACGGCCTTGCGCTTCTCGAATGGCTGAACCAGCCCTTCGATGTGGATGTCATCTTCCTGGACATCCAGATGCCCGGGCTCAACGGGATGGAAGTGCTGGCGGAAATCCCCTCCTGTCCGCCCGTGGTCTTTGTGACCGCCCACTCGGCATATGCAGTGCGCGCCTTCGAACTCGCCGCGGTGGATTATCTGTTGAAGCCGGTGTTCGAGGACCGGCTTGCCAAGTGCTTGCAGCGATTGGGTGAACGGCTGATCCGGCGGCTCACCCCGCTGGAATTGAAGACGCTGCTGCCGCCCCCCGCGCGCTTCCCCATCCGGGCAGGGGACGGGGAGATCTTCATGGAGTTGGAACTCATCACCCATTTCGAGTTGGATAACGACCGCGTATGGGCTTGCCGGGGGTTGAACCGCTATTTGACGCGCTGGACCGCCCTGTCGGAAGTGGAACACAGCTTCCCGGAGGACGGCCTGCTCCGCATCCAGCGCCACCTGCTGCTGCGGCCCCGGATGGTCAAGGGAATCCGGTCCGCTTCGGTGGGGCGGATCAAGGTGATGGTCGCTCCGAAGGTGGAATTGACCGTCAGCCGCGCCATGACGCCCCGGACGAAGGAGTGCATCCGGATGGGAGCTTCCTGA
- a CDS encoding histidine kinase yields the protein MQIYVALVGPAMMVVGGLVAARARSEELREASEAEVRVARNRLLQSQIHPHVLFNALNGLAELVHKSPKAAENAIRHLSELLRRIMRASEHMRLPLGEERKIVTDFLALESIRLENRLRVVWEWDEALDAIEVPPLLLQPLVENAIKHGIAPSIPGGDLILRARAHDGVVFLEVWNSGVPIREREEGRGIGVTNLRSRLLLHFGSGASFTIGPSGQGTLACIRLDAMQVECSHETT from the coding sequence ATGCAGATCTACGTTGCCCTCGTGGGGCCGGCCATGATGGTCGTGGGGGGACTTGTCGCGGCCAGGGCCCGGTCGGAAGAGCTCCGGGAGGCTTCCGAAGCCGAAGTGCGGGTCGCCAGGAACCGCCTGCTCCAAAGCCAGATCCACCCGCATGTGCTGTTCAATGCGCTCAATGGGCTGGCGGAGCTCGTGCACAAGAGCCCCAAGGCCGCCGAGAACGCCATCCGGCACCTCTCCGAACTCCTGCGGCGCATCATGCGGGCGTCCGAGCACATGCGGCTCCCCCTCGGGGAGGAACGCAAGATCGTCACGGATTTCCTGGCGCTTGAGTCCATCCGATTGGAGAACCGGCTCCGGGTGGTCTGGGAGTGGGACGAGGCGCTGGATGCCATCGAGGTGCCTCCCCTCCTGCTGCAGCCACTGGTGGAAAACGCCATCAAACACGGGATCGCGCCCAGCATCCCCGGTGGGGATCTGATCCTCCGGGCCCGGGCCCATGATGGGGTCGTCTTCCTGGAGGTATGGAATTCCGGGGTCCCAATCCGGGAGCGCGAGGAGGGCAGGGGGATCGGGGTGACCAACCTGCGTTCACGCCTGTTGTTGCATTTCGGGAGCGGAGCCAGTTTTACCATCGGGCCTTCGGGCCAGGGGACGCTCGCCTGCATCCGGCTGGATGCAATGCAAGTAGAATGCAGCCATGAAACAACTTAA
- a CDS encoding lantibiotic dehydratase yields MPHPLPCHAADFFVLRTPSLPLEALSPRSQEGWEANPQPAPGPRAESGLTGLDQVLRGLVQRGIVREAVALASPDLASRLDAWLEGTLQGKAARNMEHSLMKYLSRMSSRSTPFGLFAGVSTGTWNHASHLSVGCWPECRKSVRLDWSVLEILVDRLEREAEVRSFLDYRPNTSLYAQGGWYRYLERRDQAGQGRSYHLEAVEATPHLDLALQQAQEGACLEDLTACLARRMEVEPTAAQVFLNQLIDAQVLCGGLCPPLTDPDPLGRVIQILQSHPATAPMTGPLFAVVSQLDAIQRSPLGSKPGGYHGLSASLADLGIPTETRDVLQVDLFRPSPGLALSPKVRQALEEGADRLRRLTQPPDETPLDRFRAAFEARYGSRWMPLLEVLDEESGIGFDGAPPQDSPLLMDLPIQRPAPPRPLSRRDLFLMAQIPRWQGATAWELEDADLEALTNPEPQPFPASFAALASLAASSPSALDRGEFQFWMEAYSGPTAARWLGRFASGDPELKGRLQSHLQKEEALRPEAVFAEVLHVPEGRTGNVLARPSLRGYEIPFLATPGVPGDKAIRPSDLRVTVRGNHVFLASARLGREVIPRLSSAHNFNRGPVLYRFLANLQDQDGRPGGWSWGALAELPFLPRVTCGRQVLCKARWRIESRELKEAQADSREGAWDAFQRLRKTRKLPRLVLLTDADNSLLVDLDQVLWVETLHHLVSSRSTFTLTECFPDPGQALVASPEGRFAHELVIPFEADPSSPSKPAPLRQICMGIEPRVHPPGSEWLYLKLYCGSASADQLLSGLEPLLRMTKAEGLWDRWHFVRFRDPAPHLRLRFHGLPIRLLAELLPRLHQHLEQHLAHGSLWKVQVDTFEPELERYGGPLAFALAEEWFFEDSQQILDRLSGGMTLEQRWRAGLRDTDAIWAALGLSLPSRQELAQAARDGFRKEFGDPGEGAAQIGKRFREFRKELEAGFPIAVESPLAPGLCGLARIREAFERGQMQEEVASLAGSLAHMHLNRLLRTDHRENEWVIMEFLVRLYESCRARSPKEA; encoded by the coding sequence ATGCCCCACCCGCTCCCCTGCCACGCCGCTGATTTTTTCGTGCTCCGCACGCCAAGCCTCCCTCTGGAGGCACTCTCGCCTCGATCCCAGGAAGGGTGGGAGGCCAATCCTCAGCCTGCCCCAGGTCCGCGCGCGGAAAGCGGCCTGACGGGGTTGGACCAGGTCCTTCGCGGCCTGGTCCAGCGCGGCATCGTGCGGGAAGCCGTGGCGCTCGCCTCCCCGGATCTTGCCTCGCGCCTGGACGCCTGGCTGGAGGGAACGCTGCAAGGCAAGGCCGCTCGGAACATGGAACATTCCCTGATGAAGTACCTCAGCAGGATGAGTAGCCGCTCGACGCCTTTCGGTCTCTTTGCGGGCGTGTCCACCGGGACCTGGAACCACGCCAGCCACCTTTCGGTGGGATGCTGGCCGGAATGCCGCAAGTCGGTGCGCCTGGATTGGAGCGTCCTGGAGATCCTGGTGGACCGGTTGGAGCGGGAGGCAGAGGTACGGTCTTTCCTGGATTATCGGCCCAACACCAGCCTCTACGCCCAAGGCGGGTGGTACCGCTACCTCGAGCGGAGGGACCAAGCCGGACAGGGCCGGTCCTACCACCTGGAGGCCGTGGAGGCCACGCCCCATCTCGATTTGGCGCTCCAGCAAGCGCAGGAGGGTGCGTGCCTGGAGGACTTGACGGCCTGTCTAGCGCGGCGCATGGAGGTGGAGCCAACGGCAGCCCAAGTTTTCCTGAATCAGCTTATCGATGCCCAAGTGCTCTGCGGCGGGCTCTGCCCGCCGCTCACGGATCCCGACCCGCTGGGTCGAGTCATCCAGATCCTTCAATCTCATCCGGCCACGGCGCCGATGACCGGTCCCCTATTCGCGGTGGTCTCGCAACTGGACGCCATCCAGCGCTCGCCCCTGGGTTCAAAGCCTGGGGGCTATCACGGTCTTTCGGCGTCCCTGGCCGACCTGGGGATTCCAACCGAAACCCGGGATGTGCTCCAGGTGGATCTCTTCCGGCCCTCCCCTGGCCTGGCGCTGTCACCCAAGGTTCGCCAGGCCCTGGAGGAAGGGGCGGACAGGCTCCGTCGCTTGACCCAGCCCCCGGACGAAACGCCATTGGACCGGTTCCGGGCGGCTTTCGAGGCAAGGTACGGAAGCCGGTGGATGCCGCTCCTGGAAGTCCTGGACGAGGAGAGCGGCATCGGCTTCGACGGGGCTCCTCCCCAGGATTCTCCCTTGTTGATGGATCTGCCCATCCAACGCCCAGCGCCGCCCCGCCCGCTTTCCCGGCGCGACCTGTTTCTCATGGCGCAAATCCCGCGATGGCAGGGAGCCACGGCCTGGGAACTGGAGGACGCGGACCTGGAAGCGCTCACCAATCCGGAGCCCCAGCCCTTTCCCGCTTCCTTCGCGGCCTTGGCCAGCCTGGCGGCCTCCAGCCCCTCCGCCTTGGACCGTGGGGAATTCCAATTCTGGATGGAAGCCTATTCGGGTCCCACGGCGGCCCGCTGGCTCGGGAGATTTGCGTCCGGGGATCCAGAATTGAAGGGGCGCCTGCAAAGCCACCTGCAGAAAGAGGAAGCATTGCGTCCGGAAGCGGTGTTCGCGGAAGTGCTCCATGTGCCGGAAGGCAGGACGGGGAATGTCCTGGCCCGGCCCTCCCTTCGGGGCTATGAGATCCCCTTCCTCGCCACGCCTGGCGTTCCAGGCGACAAGGCCATCCGCCCTTCGGACCTCCGGGTGACGGTGCGGGGAAACCACGTTTTCCTGGCTTCGGCGCGGCTGGGACGGGAAGTCATTCCGCGGTTGTCGTCGGCCCACAACTTCAACCGCGGACCCGTCCTGTACCGGTTCCTGGCCAACCTGCAGGACCAGGACGGGCGCCCCGGAGGCTGGTCCTGGGGAGCCTTGGCTGAACTCCCCTTCCTGCCGCGGGTCACCTGCGGACGGCAGGTCCTCTGCAAGGCCCGTTGGCGGATCGAATCCAGGGAGCTGAAGGAGGCGCAGGCGGACTCCCGCGAAGGCGCCTGGGACGCCTTCCAACGGTTGCGGAAGACCAGGAAGCTTCCTCGGCTTGTCCTCCTCACGGATGCCGATAACAGCTTGCTCGTGGACCTGGACCAGGTCCTGTGGGTGGAGACCCTGCACCACCTCGTCTCTAGCCGGTCAACCTTCACACTTACCGAGTGTTTTCCGGACCCCGGCCAAGCCTTGGTCGCCTCGCCGGAAGGACGGTTCGCCCACGAGCTGGTCATCCCCTTCGAAGCGGATCCTTCCTCCCCCTCCAAACCAGCTCCCCTCCGCCAGATCTGCATGGGGATCGAGCCCCGCGTCCATCCACCCGGCTCGGAGTGGCTCTACCTCAAGCTCTACTGCGGATCTGCCAGCGCGGATCAGCTTCTGTCGGGTCTAGAACCGCTCCTGCGGATGACGAAAGCGGAAGGGCTCTGGGACCGTTGGCACTTCGTCCGCTTCCGCGACCCGGCACCCCATCTGCGGCTGCGCTTCCATGGCCTGCCCATCCGGCTGCTGGCGGAACTGCTTCCCCGGCTCCACCAGCACCTGGAGCAGCACCTGGCGCATGGTTCCCTGTGGAAAGTGCAAGTGGACACCTTCGAACCGGAACTGGAGCGCTATGGGGGGCCGCTCGCCTTCGCCCTGGCCGAGGAATGGTTTTTTGAAGACAGCCAGCAAATCCTGGATCGGCTGTCCGGGGGCATGACGCTGGAACAACGGTGGCGGGCCGGGCTCAGGGACACGGATGCGATCTGGGCGGCGCTGGGACTGAGCCTCCCCTCGCGTCAGGAGCTGGCCCAGGCTGCGCGGGATGGATTCCGGAAAGAATTCGGAGATCCAGGCGAGGGTGCAGCGCAGATCGGGAAGCGATTCAGGGAATTCCGGAAGGAATTGGAAGCGGGGTTTCCCATCGCCGTGGAGTCGCCCTTGGCTCCTGGCCTCTGCGGCCTGGCGCGGATCCGGGAGGCCTTCGAGCGGGGCCAGATGCAGGAAGAGGTGGCCAGCCTCGCCGGAAGCCTGGCGCACATGCACCTCAACCGCCTCCTCCGCACAGACCACCGGGAAAACGAGTGGGTCATCATGGAATTTCTGGTCCGTCTCTACGAATCCTGCCGCGCGCGCTCCCCGAAAGAGGCCTGA
- a CDS encoding response regulator, with amino-acid sequence MKPISLFLRFLDRFSLRHLLMVWMAVALAGCSATLLAYWRTYQHLRIPAAGAADAGAGYLFAALAVAGLSMTGILGLAISRSVARQVQGMAELAQRLEMRDFKDYPVAIPDGEPGKVIRSFLDMRRAIIGYETELRTAVDQLREANHNLGQREAFLRALVDSAPVGILTQDRDSVILSINPFLQELLGYGAEEVVGKDPAAWLDPQDAEAFYGRLSGFYGKPVGSGRALHEAMVALGPFPPQELNFIRKDGAKVPVMVAVSLMQGNGNGSLGRLTVVTDLTVLKALEMGLREREAEAQAANRAKSAFLAAMSHEVRTPLIGINGMIEILSMGTMDKDQRQAVNIIHHSAQSLLQIVGDILDFSKVEAGKLELVPETISIRKVIETAVTNFAQAASSKGLQIHREISDAVGPAHVADPLRLIQILNNFLSNAVKFTKEGSITVRVRRVEATAGAEKLRLEVQDTGIGVPEENQVGLFQPFSQAESSTTRRFGGTGLGLAISRRLADLMGGEISMQSAPGRGTLMAFTATFPLGDVKDIVEAESLDLREVAGCFRPTPSVEEAVLERSLILLAEDHPTNRAVLTRQLNLAGFALEVAEDGLDAFERWKSGRHALVLTDLHMPRMDGYQLTEALRNWERAHGLSRTPVIALTANVLQGEAERCLALDMDDYLTKPVSLSMLSVKVRQWLPHLRWPGADPEELEAPAAGELQPLGLDHEALLALSGNDPATATEILEDFRFNTRMDLETLTQYFELKDQDSVVRQAHRIKGASAMVGAHVLAQKARDLESSARAGAWGEVQSLMHQLQWAFEGTARTE; translated from the coding sequence ATGAAACCCATCTCCCTCTTCCTCCGGTTTTTGGATCGGTTCAGCCTCCGACACTTGTTGATGGTGTGGATGGCCGTGGCGCTGGCGGGGTGTTCGGCCACGCTGCTCGCCTACTGGCGGACCTATCAGCACCTCAGGATCCCTGCGGCTGGAGCAGCGGATGCGGGGGCTGGATACCTGTTTGCCGCGTTGGCCGTGGCCGGCCTGTCCATGACCGGGATCCTGGGGCTGGCCATCTCGCGGAGCGTCGCCCGCCAGGTCCAGGGCATGGCTGAATTGGCCCAGCGCTTGGAGATGCGCGACTTCAAGGACTACCCCGTGGCCATTCCCGACGGCGAGCCGGGAAAAGTGATCCGGTCCTTCCTCGACATGCGCAGGGCGATCATCGGATATGAAACCGAACTGCGGACCGCCGTGGACCAGTTGCGCGAAGCCAACCACAACCTCGGCCAGCGAGAAGCTTTTTTGCGAGCGTTGGTGGACTCCGCGCCCGTGGGCATCCTGACGCAGGACCGGGATTCCGTTATCCTGTCCATCAACCCCTTCCTGCAAGAGTTGCTGGGCTATGGAGCTGAAGAGGTGGTCGGAAAGGATCCAGCCGCCTGGCTCGATCCGCAGGATGCCGAGGCGTTCTACGGCCGGCTCAGCGGCTTTTACGGGAAACCGGTGGGATCGGGCCGGGCCTTGCACGAGGCCATGGTGGCTCTGGGCCCCTTTCCCCCCCAGGAATTGAATTTCATCCGCAAGGACGGCGCCAAGGTGCCCGTCATGGTCGCCGTCTCCCTGATGCAGGGGAATGGGAACGGGTCCCTGGGCAGATTGACGGTGGTGACCGACCTGACCGTGCTCAAAGCGCTGGAAATGGGGCTGAGGGAACGGGAAGCCGAGGCCCAGGCCGCGAACCGGGCGAAATCCGCCTTCCTGGCCGCCATGAGCCACGAGGTGCGCACCCCTCTCATCGGCATCAACGGGATGATCGAGATTCTCTCCATGGGGACCATGGACAAGGACCAGCGCCAGGCGGTGAACATCATCCATCATTCGGCGCAGAGCCTCTTGCAGATCGTCGGGGACATCCTCGATTTTTCGAAGGTCGAGGCCGGCAAGCTCGAATTGGTCCCCGAGACGATTTCCATCCGGAAAGTGATTGAAACGGCGGTCACCAATTTCGCCCAGGCCGCCTCCAGCAAGGGGCTCCAGATCCACCGGGAAATCAGTGATGCGGTGGGCCCGGCCCACGTGGCGGACCCCTTGAGGCTGATCCAGATCCTGAATAATTTCTTGAGCAATGCCGTGAAATTCACCAAGGAAGGAAGCATCACGGTCAGGGTCCGGCGCGTGGAAGCCACTGCTGGCGCCGAAAAGTTGAGGCTTGAAGTCCAGGACACCGGCATCGGAGTTCCCGAAGAAAACCAGGTCGGCCTGTTCCAGCCTTTCTCCCAAGCGGAATCGAGCACGACCCGGCGATTCGGCGGGACCGGGCTTGGCCTTGCGATCAGCCGCCGCCTAGCGGATCTGATGGGGGGCGAAATCTCCATGCAGAGCGCGCCGGGCAGGGGGACGCTCATGGCGTTCACGGCCACTTTCCCGCTGGGAGACGTCAAGGACATTGTTGAGGCGGAATCGCTGGACCTGAGGGAAGTGGCTGGGTGCTTCCGGCCCACTCCCAGCGTGGAAGAGGCGGTGCTGGAGCGGAGCCTCATCCTGCTGGCCGAAGACCATCCCACCAATCGCGCGGTGCTGACCCGCCAATTGAACCTGGCGGGTTTCGCCCTGGAGGTGGCCGAGGACGGGCTGGATGCCTTCGAGCGATGGAAGAGCGGCCGCCATGCGCTGGTGCTCACGGACCTGCACATGCCGCGGATGGACGGCTACCAGCTCACCGAAGCCCTCCGGAACTGGGAACGGGCGCATGGCCTATCCCGGACGCCGGTGATCGCCCTCACCGCCAATGTGCTCCAAGGCGAGGCGGAACGCTGCCTTGCGTTGGACATGGATGACTACCTCACGAAACCTGTGAGCCTCTCGATGCTGTCGGTCAAGGTGCGCCAATGGCTGCCGCACCTCCGATGGCCTGGCGCCGATCCGGAGGAGCTGGAGGCACCGGCCGCCGGGGAGCTTCAGCCCTTGGGACTGGACCACGAGGCCCTGTTGGCCTTGAGCGGGAATGATCCAGCGACAGCCACCGAAATCCTGGAAGATTTTCGGTTCAACACCCGGATGGATCTTGAAACGCTGACCCAATACTTTGAACTGAAGGACCAGGATTCGGTCGTCCGTCAAGCCCATCGCATCAAGGGCGCCAGCGCCATGGTGGGCGCCCACGTCTTGGCGCAGAAAGCCAGGGATCTCGAATCCTCCGCCAGGGCAGGCGCATGGGGCGAAGTCCAATCGCTGATGCATCAGTTGCAATGGGCCTTCGAGGGGACGGCTAGGACGGAATGA
- a CDS encoding EAL domain-containing response regulator: MAIRLLKDMGAGSVLEAANGREALDILASRGKPVDIILCDLDMPEMDGVEFISHVAGEQWAQAVVVVSAMEVSILNTVETMAKAYGLRVLGVISKPLNLQELTDCMARFHPEGNIRKASVASAEIDVEDLKRGLKEREFLTYFQPKVSFATGEMKGVEALVRWFRPGHGVLPPSRFLRQMEREGLVAQLTEAVLTQTCGYLKAWAKRGHVLTASVNVSMLCLADVSIADRLHDLVKESGCDPSQIILEVTETEVMTDVAKVLNVLARLRLKGFGLSIDDFGTGYSSLQQLSTVPFTELKVDQSFVKNSPTQSRHRTIIEASLDLARKLKLKTVAEGVETRAEWDLLKSLGCQTAQGHFVGRPMPGHQMPDWIQMWRAPEEAC, encoded by the coding sequence ATGGCGATCCGGCTCTTGAAGGACATGGGAGCGGGATCGGTCCTGGAGGCAGCGAACGGACGCGAAGCCTTGGATATCCTGGCGAGCCGGGGCAAACCCGTCGACATCATCCTCTGCGATCTGGATATGCCGGAGATGGACGGCGTGGAGTTCATCAGCCACGTGGCCGGAGAGCAATGGGCCCAGGCCGTGGTCGTGGTCAGCGCCATGGAGGTTTCCATCCTGAACACCGTCGAGACCATGGCCAAGGCCTATGGCCTGCGGGTGCTGGGCGTGATTTCCAAGCCCCTCAACCTGCAGGAACTCACGGACTGCATGGCCAGATTCCACCCAGAGGGGAACATCCGGAAGGCCAGCGTCGCCAGCGCCGAAATCGATGTGGAAGATTTGAAGCGCGGCCTGAAGGAGCGGGAGTTCCTCACCTACTTCCAGCCGAAGGTTTCCTTTGCCACCGGCGAGATGAAGGGCGTCGAAGCCCTCGTGCGCTGGTTCCGGCCTGGCCATGGCGTGCTGCCGCCCAGCCGCTTCCTCCGCCAGATGGAACGCGAGGGGCTGGTGGCCCAGTTGACCGAAGCGGTGCTGACCCAGACCTGCGGATACCTCAAAGCCTGGGCCAAGCGGGGCCATGTCCTCACAGCCTCGGTGAATGTCTCCATGCTCTGCCTCGCCGACGTGAGCATTGCGGACCGCCTTCACGACCTGGTCAAGGAATCCGGTTGCGATCCCAGTCAGATCATCCTGGAAGTCACCGAGACCGAGGTCATGACCGATGTGGCCAAGGTGCTGAACGTGCTGGCACGCCTGCGGCTGAAGGGATTCGGACTTTCCATCGATGATTTCGGGACCGGGTATTCCTCCTTGCAGCAGCTCAGCACGGTGCCCTTCACGGAGCTCAAGGTCGACCAGTCCTTCGTTAAGAATTCCCCCACCCAATCCAGGCACCGGACGATCATCGAGGCTAGCCTGGACCTGGCCCGCAAACTCAAATTGAAGACCGTCGCCGAGGGCGTCGAGACCCGCGCCGAGTGGGATCTGCTCAAGTCCTTGGGATGCCAGACCGCGCAAGGGCATTTTGTGGGCCGCCCCATGCCGGGCCATCAGATGCCGGATTGGATCCAGATGTGGCGGGCACCTGAGGAAGCCTGCTGA
- the mutS gene encoding DNA mismatch repair protein MutS translates to MATPMMTQIAGLKREAGSAILLTRMGDFYEIIGEDAVLAAPVLEIALTARGKGTDTEMPMCGVPHFALEGYLPKLLAAGFSAAIAEPTAKPEEVKGLLPRAIRRIITPGTWLDDDARWLASVHRIGAHWGIALLQLASGQIRVLPGEGEASLGATLERLAPHELLLPEGVEPPLRSEAAAQQLPAWRFEPSRATQQILAFFGWQHLEGVGLQPYPAAIGALGALLDQVEITQKGRPAHLQGVSLELGAAGPLLDATSARHLEVFANTLDGSKQGSLLALLDQCRTRMGSRLLRSWLEQPLRESDALERRWSQVAWLTEDSRREPLHRLFAKVPDLDRLLGRIAMGLATPPELAQLRDGLAALQDLPALLRDRGWFGDAEDLGLWPGSTPLCADLLKELQRCVEAAPSLDLERSGVIRDGVDAELDAVRRLARDAKQVMLELEEEERLASGIGSLKIKYNRVFGYYFEITKSNLAAAPQHFLRKQTLANAERFTTEKLLAFEQRLVSAESDQVRLETIQYKRLLDAVLASRADVVTLSRTVAALDLLCAFAERARHSGWTRPELSEARELVLAGARHPMLEARLGRECIPNDLELGQAQNMAVVTGPNMGGKSTFLRTAALLVVLAQTGSFVPAELMRFGITDRIFTRIGASDFLAKGQSTFMVEMTETARILNQVTPASLVILDEIGRGTSTRDGLALAEAIALHLRDLKGGEPRTLFATHFFEMTKLAGDPRIQNLHVEVQEWEDQLLFLHRIAPGPADRSYGIHVAKLAGLPRAVIAKAQRLLEQPGDQPSLPSKTSASLPVQQPLLAMFEPLEDPLRQELEALDLKAMTPLEVMNWVAAKQGMSGI, encoded by the coding sequence ATGGCCACCCCGATGATGACTCAGATCGCGGGCCTCAAACGCGAGGCGGGCAGCGCGATCCTGCTCACGCGCATGGGGGACTTCTACGAGATCATCGGCGAGGACGCGGTGCTCGCGGCCCCGGTGCTGGAGATCGCGCTCACCGCCCGGGGCAAGGGCACCGACACCGAGATGCCCATGTGCGGCGTGCCCCATTTCGCGCTGGAAGGCTACCTGCCGAAGCTCCTGGCCGCGGGTTTCAGCGCCGCCATCGCCGAGCCCACCGCGAAGCCCGAAGAAGTAAAGGGGCTGCTGCCCCGCGCGATCCGCCGCATCATCACGCCCGGCACCTGGCTTGATGACGACGCCCGGTGGCTCGCCTCCGTGCATCGCATCGGAGCCCACTGGGGCATCGCGCTGCTGCAACTGGCCAGCGGCCAGATCCGGGTGCTGCCGGGCGAGGGCGAAGCCTCCCTGGGCGCCACCCTGGAACGCCTGGCGCCCCACGAACTGCTGCTGCCCGAAGGCGTCGAGCCGCCCCTCCGGTCCGAGGCGGCCGCCCAGCAGCTCCCGGCCTGGCGCTTCGAACCCTCCCGCGCCACGCAGCAGATCCTGGCCTTCTTCGGGTGGCAGCACCTGGAAGGCGTCGGCCTCCAGCCCTACCCTGCCGCCATCGGCGCCTTGGGCGCTTTGCTGGACCAGGTCGAGATCACCCAGAAGGGCCGCCCCGCCCACCTGCAGGGTGTGTCGCTGGAGCTGGGCGCCGCGGGCCCGCTGCTGGACGCCACGAGCGCGAGGCACCTGGAGGTCTTCGCCAACACGCTGGATGGAAGCAAGCAGGGCAGCCTGCTCGCGCTGCTCGACCAGTGCCGCACGCGCATGGGTTCCCGCCTGTTGCGGAGCTGGCTGGAACAGCCCCTGCGGGAAAGCGATGCGCTGGAACGGCGGTGGTCGCAGGTGGCCTGGCTGACCGAGGACAGCCGCCGGGAGCCGCTCCATCGGCTCTTCGCCAAGGTGCCGGATCTGGACCGCCTGCTGGGCCGCATCGCGATGGGCCTCGCCACGCCGCCGGAGTTGGCGCAGCTTCGCGACGGGCTGGCGGCCCTGCAGGATCTCCCGGCGCTGCTCCGGGACAGGGGCTGGTTCGGGGACGCGGAGGACCTGGGCCTCTGGCCCGGGTCCACGCCACTTTGCGCGGACTTGCTGAAGGAGCTCCAACGCTGCGTGGAGGCTGCGCCCTCCCTCGACCTCGAAAGGAGCGGTGTCATCCGGGACGGCGTGGATGCGGAGCTGGACGCGGTCCGCCGCCTGGCGCGCGATGCGAAGCAGGTGATGCTGGAGCTGGAAGAAGAGGAGCGCCTGGCCTCGGGCATCGGCAGCCTGAAGATCAAGTACAACCGGGTGTTCGGCTACTACTTCGAGATCACCAAATCCAATCTGGCGGCGGCTCCCCAGCATTTCCTCCGGAAGCAGACCCTGGCCAACGCCGAGCGTTTCACCACCGAGAAGCTGCTGGCCTTCGAGCAGCGGCTGGTGAGCGCGGAGAGCGACCAGGTCCGCCTGGAGACGATCCAGTACAAGCGGCTGCTGGATGCGGTGCTCGCTTCAAGAGCCGATGTGGTCACCCTTTCCAGGACCGTCGCGGCGCTGGACCTGCTGTGCGCCTTCGCGGAGCGGGCCCGGCACAGCGGCTGGACCCGGCCTGAACTGAGCGAGGCGCGGGAGCTGGTCCTCGCAGGCGCGCGCCATCCCATGCTCGAAGCGCGGCTGGGCCGCGAATGCATACCCAACGACCTGGAGCTCGGGCAGGCGCAGAACATGGCGGTGGTGACGGGCCCGAACATGGGCGGCAAGTCCACCTTCCTCCGCACCGCGGCCCTGCTGGTGGTGCTGGCGCAAACCGGCTCCTTCGTGCCTGCGGAATTGATGCGCTTCGGCATCACGGACCGGATCTTCACGCGCATCGGCGCTTCGGATTTCCTGGCCAAGGGCCAATCCACCTTCATGGTCGAGATGACGGAAACCGCCCGGATCCTGAACCAGGTGACCCCGGCGAGCCTGGTGATCCTGGATGAGATCGGCCGCGGGACCAGCACCCGGGACGGCCTCGCCCTGGCGGAAGCCATCGCGCTCCATCTCCGGGACCTGAAAGGCGGCGAGCCGCGCACGCTGTTCGCCACGCACTTTTTCGAGATGACGAAACTGGCCGGAGACCCGCGCATCCAGAATCTCCACGTGGAAGTCCAGGAATGGGAGGATCAGCTTCTATTCCTCCATCGCATCGCGCCGGGTCCCGCGGACCGGAGCTATGGCATCCACGTCGCAAAGCTGGCCGGCCTGCCCCGCGCCGTGATCGCCAAGGCCCAGCGGTTGCTGGAACAACCGGGGGACCAGCCTTCGCTCCCTTCGAAAACGTCGGCCTCCCTGCCCGTGCAGCAGCCGCTGCTGGCCATGTTCGAGCCCCTAGAGGATCCATTGCGGCAGGAACTGGAAGCCTTGGACCTCAAGGCCATGACCCCGCTGGAAGTGATGAACTGGGTGGCGGCGAAACAGGGGATGAGCGGGATTTGA